One genomic region from Nitrospira sp. CR1.1 encodes:
- the meaB gene encoding methylmalonyl Co-A mutase-associated GTPase MeaB codes for MNPVTAGRSFFTHNAAELAKQVGAGHIRAVARVISLLENRDPAGTAVLTQLAPSPNRAFVIGVTGYPGTGKSALIDQLIIAYRRLGQKVGVLAVDISSPVTGGAVLGDRIRMQRHADDPQVYIRSMATRGHQGGLAEATGQASRVLDAAGYGVILIETVGVGQNELEVMHAVHTVVAVVAPGLGDDVQAMKAGLLEIADIVVVNKGDREGADAALRDLREWCKTVIRTVAVTGDGIAELIAVIAEHERWRDLDSPELHKRRGLFINRGSSAG; via the coding sequence ATGAACCCGGTCACTGCAGGTCGATCATTCTTCACGCACAATGCCGCCGAGCTCGCGAAACAGGTAGGAGCCGGTCATATCAGAGCCGTGGCGCGCGTCATCAGCTTGCTCGAAAACCGGGACCCCGCCGGAACGGCGGTGCTGACACAGTTGGCGCCTTCGCCGAATCGCGCCTTCGTCATCGGCGTCACCGGGTATCCCGGCACGGGAAAGAGCGCCTTGATCGATCAGCTGATCATCGCCTACCGCCGCCTGGGACAGAAGGTTGGTGTGCTGGCGGTGGATATTAGCAGCCCGGTGACGGGCGGCGCCGTGCTCGGCGATCGCATCAGAATGCAGCGGCACGCGGATGATCCACAGGTCTATATCCGCAGTATGGCGACACGCGGCCACCAAGGCGGGCTCGCGGAAGCGACGGGGCAGGCATCCCGGGTCCTGGACGCCGCTGGTTATGGCGTGATTCTGATCGAGACAGTCGGCGTCGGGCAGAACGAACTCGAGGTCATGCATGCCGTCCATACGGTGGTGGCGGTCGTCGCGCCGGGACTCGGCGACGACGTCCAGGCGATGAAGGCGGGACTGTTGGAGATCGCGGACATCGTCGTGGTGAACAAGGGTGATCGGGAAGGGGCGGATGCGGCCCTGCGCGATTTGCGTGAATGGTGCAAGACGGTGATTCGCACCGTTGCGGTGACGGGGGACGGTATCGCGGAACTGATTGCGGTCATCGCCGAGCACGAACGGTGGCGGGATCTGGACAGCCCGGAACTCCATAAGCGGAGAGGACTTTTCATCAATCGCGGGTCGAGCGCAGGATAA
- a CDS encoding MmgE/PrpD family protein: MLADRLAHYTQSLRFHDLPGDVVHEVKRRILDSLGCALGAWTATPCKIAREMALTAKVPGGATVWGTNQRTLPDLATFANGAMVRYLDFNDTYLSKEPAHPSDNLAAVLAAGETAHASGKAVIQALTVSYEIQCRLCDAAALRPRGWDHVTYGPVSSALGIANVLQLTEAQTRQAVNLAGVANIALRQTRVGDLSMWKACAFSNAARNGMFAALLARRGMTGPAPIFEGDKGFMKLVSGLFELPMLGGEAMPGGEPVPFKILNTCIKHFPVEYHAQSAVEAALALRAELIATQGRGYLAELADVEIGSYDVAIEIIGRDPEKWQPSTRETADHSFPYCVAVALVDGRVTMNSFSPKRLRDPRLHELMKKIHVVKLPELEHRYPTTMPTRLTIRTAEGSTYSRQVDQPLGHPGHPLSDREVEDKLRRLASRRLDRPQLHRLLDFVWRLEAQQDIAAMMPLVRVRS; encoded by the coding sequence ATGCTGGCCGACCGCCTAGCGCACTATACGCAGTCGCTCCGGTTTCATGACCTGCCCGGCGACGTGGTCCATGAGGTGAAGCGGCGCATCCTGGACAGCCTCGGGTGCGCACTTGGCGCCTGGACTGCGACCCCGTGCAAGATCGCCCGCGAGATGGCGCTCACCGCAAAGGTTCCCGGCGGGGCGACGGTGTGGGGAACAAATCAGAGGACCCTTCCCGACCTCGCGACCTTCGCCAACGGAGCCATGGTCCGTTATCTCGACTTCAACGATACCTATCTGTCGAAAGAGCCGGCCCATCCCTCGGACAATCTCGCGGCGGTCCTCGCTGCCGGCGAAACAGCCCATGCTTCCGGCAAGGCCGTTATCCAGGCTCTCACCGTATCCTATGAAATCCAATGCCGGCTCTGTGACGCAGCCGCCCTGCGGCCCCGGGGCTGGGACCATGTCACCTATGGACCGGTCTCGTCCGCGCTCGGCATCGCCAACGTCCTTCAGCTCACGGAAGCGCAGACCCGGCAGGCCGTGAATCTGGCCGGCGTGGCCAATATCGCCCTGCGTCAGACCAGGGTCGGCGACCTGTCGATGTGGAAGGCCTGCGCGTTTTCCAACGCGGCGCGCAACGGCATGTTCGCCGCCCTGCTCGCCCGGCGCGGTATGACCGGGCCCGCCCCGATTTTCGAAGGCGACAAGGGGTTCATGAAGCTGGTCTCCGGCCTCTTCGAATTGCCGATGTTGGGCGGAGAGGCTATGCCCGGGGGAGAGCCGGTGCCTTTCAAAATTCTCAACACCTGCATCAAACACTTTCCCGTGGAGTACCACGCCCAAAGCGCCGTCGAAGCCGCCCTGGCCTTGCGGGCGGAGCTGATCGCGACGCAAGGACGGGGCTACCTCGCCGAGCTGGCCGATGTGGAGATCGGCAGTTACGATGTCGCCATCGAAATTATCGGCCGTGACCCGGAAAAATGGCAGCCCTCGACGAGGGAAACGGCCGACCACAGCTTCCCTTATTGCGTGGCGGTGGCCCTCGTCGACGGCCGCGTGACCATGAATTCCTTCAGCCCGAAACGGCTGCGAGATCCGCGTCTTCACGAGCTGATGAAGAAGATCCACGTCGTCAAGCTGCCGGAACTCGAACACCGATACCCGACCACAATGCCGACCCGCCTCACGATCAGGACTGCAGAAGGATCGACGTACAGCCGGCAGGTGGATCAACCGCTCGGCCATCCAGGCCATCCGTTGTCTGATCGGGAAGTGGAAGACAAACTCCGTCGCCTGGCATCCAGGCGTCTCGACCGCCCACAACTTCACCGCCTGCTCGATTTCGTCTGGCGCCTTGAAGCACAGCAGGACATCGCCGCGATGATGCCGCTGGTGAGGGTGCGATCATGA
- the prpB gene encoding methylisocitrate lyase, with the protein MTNDQSTGDKGQRLREVLARRTVAVPGACNALTAIQIERAGFEAVYVSGAAVSAARGLPDIGLISLADMAEEAGAIARAVAIPAIVDADTGYGPPSMVMDAVREFERAGLAGMQIEDQEAAKKCGHLEGKRIVHTGDMVAKITAAVSARRNQNFLIVARTDARAVDGLKAAIQRAQAYAEAGADMLFPEALLSPEEFETFSREIRNAGIRAPLIANMTEFGRTPYLSVDEFHALGYHAVLFPVSTLRVAARAVEQLLSELKFFGSQRNWLDHMMTRQELYDLIRYEDGAASMRRSHEPDHARAARGEGPGSS; encoded by the coding sequence ATGACCAACGATCAATCGACCGGCGACAAAGGGCAACGATTGCGTGAGGTATTGGCCAGGCGCACGGTGGCCGTCCCGGGAGCCTGCAATGCGTTGACCGCCATTCAAATCGAACGGGCCGGATTTGAAGCCGTCTACGTGTCCGGAGCCGCCGTATCCGCCGCGCGGGGCCTGCCGGACATCGGCCTCATTTCGTTGGCAGACATGGCTGAAGAGGCGGGCGCCATTGCGAGGGCGGTGGCGATTCCCGCCATCGTCGATGCGGATACGGGATACGGGCCTCCTTCAATGGTGATGGACGCCGTCCGGGAATTCGAACGCGCCGGACTCGCCGGTATGCAGATCGAAGATCAGGAGGCGGCCAAAAAATGCGGGCATCTGGAGGGGAAACGCATTGTTCACACCGGCGATATGGTCGCCAAGATCACTGCCGCCGTGAGCGCGAGGCGCAATCAGAATTTTCTGATCGTGGCGCGCACCGATGCGCGAGCCGTCGATGGACTCAAGGCCGCAATCCAACGGGCGCAGGCCTATGCTGAGGCCGGGGCGGATATGCTGTTTCCAGAAGCTCTCTTGTCACCTGAAGAGTTCGAGACCTTTTCACGAGAAATACGGAACGCGGGCATCCGTGCGCCGCTGATCGCCAACATGACGGAGTTCGGCCGCACGCCTTATCTCAGCGTGGACGAGTTTCACGCACTGGGGTATCACGCGGTGCTGTTTCCTGTGAGCACGTTACGTGTCGCGGCCCGGGCGGTCGAACAACTGCTATCGGAGCTGAAGTTCTTCGGCTCCCAGCGGAATTGGCTCGATCACATGATGACCAGGCAGGAGTTGTACGACCTGATTCGCTACGAAGATGGCGCAGCATCGATGCGGAGGTCCCATGAACCAGACCATGCACGAGCAGCCCGTGGTGAAGGCCCCGGATCATCCTGA
- a CDS encoding citrate synthase (catalyzes the formation of citrate from acetyl-CoA and oxaloacetate) — protein MNQTMHEQPVVKAPDHPEYSPGLEGVIAGESAICQVDEGAAGLRYRGYAIGDLADRSSFEEVAYLLLFGRLPVQKELEEFSDQLARNRSLPEQVQRFVESLRPAMHPMDLLRTGISLLGLNDPDTQDGSRAANLRKSVRLLAQIPHLIADSYQVMAGRQPARPDTRGSFAENLLSLVAGRRQGTVGEAMAQALNVSLILYAEHEFNASTFAARVTASTLTDLHGAITAAVAALKGPLHGGANEAVAAMLIEIGRPERVEFWLRETLAHKRRVMGFGHRVLRQGDARSAIIQRHAERLSDLCGDRNWYQIAATLDRLMLEEKGLRPNLDFYTAVAYLLMGIPRELSTPLFVCSRITGWCAHVIEQQEHNRLIRPRALYTGPAPRAYEPLERRA, from the coding sequence ATGAACCAGACCATGCACGAGCAGCCCGTGGTGAAGGCCCCGGATCATCCTGAGTACAGCCCGGGGCTGGAGGGTGTCATCGCCGGGGAATCGGCGATCTGCCAGGTGGATGAAGGAGCAGCGGGACTGCGGTATCGAGGGTATGCGATCGGCGACCTCGCCGACCGGAGCAGTTTTGAAGAAGTCGCCTACCTGCTGCTCTTCGGTCGTCTCCCCGTACAAAAGGAGCTGGAGGAGTTCTCAGATCAGCTGGCGCGCAATCGTTCGCTCCCCGAGCAGGTGCAACGCTTCGTCGAGAGCCTGCGTCCCGCCATGCATCCGATGGACCTGTTGCGAACCGGGATTTCCCTGCTCGGGCTGAACGATCCCGATACGCAAGACGGGTCCCGCGCGGCGAATCTCCGCAAATCAGTCCGATTGCTGGCTCAAATCCCGCACCTGATCGCCGACAGCTACCAGGTCATGGCTGGCCGGCAGCCCGCGAGGCCGGACACACGGGGGAGCTTCGCCGAGAACCTCCTGTCACTCGTCGCAGGACGCCGGCAGGGTACGGTCGGCGAGGCCATGGCGCAGGCGCTGAATGTCTCATTGATCTTGTATGCGGAACATGAGTTCAATGCCTCCACCTTTGCCGCCCGGGTCACCGCGTCCACCCTCACCGACCTGCATGGCGCCATCACGGCGGCAGTGGCCGCGCTGAAAGGCCCCCTCCATGGAGGCGCCAATGAAGCGGTGGCCGCGATGTTGATCGAGATCGGCCGACCTGAGCGCGTGGAATTCTGGCTGCGCGAGACCCTCGCGCACAAGCGGCGGGTGATGGGCTTCGGCCATCGCGTGCTCCGGCAAGGCGACGCCCGGTCGGCCATCATCCAGCGCCACGCCGAACGATTGAGCGATCTCTGCGGCGATCGGAATTGGTATCAGATTGCCGCCACGCTCGATCGGCTCATGCTGGAGGAAAAGGGACTCCGCCCGAATCTCGATTTTTATACGGCCGTGGCTTATCTCCTGATGGGCATCCCGCGTGAACTGTCCACGCCCTTGTTCGTTTGTTCACGCATTACCGGCTGGTGCGCGCATGTCATCGAGCAGCAGGAACACAACCGTTTGATCAGACCACGGGCGCTCTATACGGGCCCCGCGCCGAGGGCGTATGAACCTCTTGAGCGACGCGCATGA
- a CDS encoding AMP-binding protein, which translates to MNLLSDAHDHIQQARDAAGRATDLPWVSFAEFFRSRVYDPQLAARNFLTFCDDDRRLRRTYTYAELGTIVERLAGVFHSRFGLTRGDRIATLLFNHDVTVLAYFAAWTLGVAVVPINIEEPREKKRYILEHSEVSAVVCWQDAYDELCALQSDIPGLRNVIALGDAGLLDSNRIGKKPPPNGAARSRRLSPSTSQLDDHALIVYTSGTTGPPKGVILTVANLLIDADAIAGWHTFGINDRVMCVLPIHHVNGIVVTLITPLYCKGSLVLNRKFKTESFWRRVHEEQVTSVSVVPTLLEFLLDAGEDLAPYDLTRLGGVICGAGPLLKDTAIRFEDRFGVPIRHGYGLSETTCYSCFLPNDLTQEQHRHWLTGYEFPSVGVPLRHNMMTILDDRGQSLPQGARGEICIRGRTVCAGYFHRDDANEAAFRWGWFRSGDEGFYIPDDRGRPFFFVSGRLKELIIRGGVNISPLEIDDVLKTHRAVKFAMALPFENRYYGEEIAAYVVPKDPASAPSEAELLAHCRTRLPFAKQPKVVLLGDDVPYTSTGKPKRLELKARLAGILAQYRDRQFKDQ; encoded by the coding sequence ATGAACCTCTTGAGCGACGCGCATGACCATATCCAGCAGGCTCGCGACGCGGCGGGACGCGCGACGGATCTGCCCTGGGTGTCGTTCGCGGAGTTTTTTCGATCACGCGTCTACGACCCGCAGCTCGCCGCCAGGAATTTCCTGACCTTCTGCGACGACGATCGCCGTCTGCGCCGGACCTATACCTATGCCGAACTGGGAACGATCGTCGAACGGCTGGCCGGGGTCTTCCATTCCAGGTTCGGCCTGACCCGGGGAGACCGGATCGCCACGCTGCTCTTCAACCATGATGTGACGGTGCTGGCCTATTTCGCGGCCTGGACGCTGGGAGTCGCGGTCGTACCGATCAACATCGAGGAGCCGCGTGAGAAGAAACGCTACATTCTGGAACATTCGGAGGTGTCAGCCGTCGTCTGCTGGCAGGACGCCTATGACGAACTGTGCGCGCTCCAATCGGACATTCCGGGGTTGCGCAATGTTATCGCCCTCGGAGACGCCGGTCTGCTCGACAGCAACAGGATCGGGAAGAAGCCACCTCCGAACGGCGCGGCCCGCTCTCGCCGCCTCTCTCCGTCGACGTCGCAGCTCGACGATCATGCGCTGATCGTCTACACCTCCGGCACAACCGGCCCGCCCAAGGGGGTCATCCTGACGGTGGCCAATCTCTTGATCGATGCGGATGCCATCGCGGGCTGGCACACCTTCGGCATCAATGATCGTGTGATGTGTGTCCTGCCCATCCACCATGTGAATGGCATTGTCGTCACGCTGATTACCCCGTTGTACTGCAAAGGCAGCCTGGTGCTGAACCGGAAATTTAAGACCGAGAGTTTCTGGCGAAGGGTCCATGAGGAACAGGTCACCTCGGTCAGCGTCGTTCCCACGCTGCTCGAATTTCTTCTCGATGCCGGCGAGGACCTCGCCCCCTACGATTTGACCCGTCTCGGCGGCGTGATCTGCGGCGCCGGGCCGTTGTTGAAGGATACCGCTATACGCTTCGAAGATCGTTTCGGGGTCCCGATCCGCCATGGATATGGCCTGTCCGAGACCACCTGTTACTCCTGTTTTCTGCCGAACGATTTGACGCAGGAGCAGCACCGTCACTGGCTCACCGGATATGAGTTCCCCTCCGTCGGAGTGCCGCTCCGCCACAATATGATGACGATCCTGGACGACCGGGGACAGTCTCTGCCCCAGGGCGCCCGCGGAGAGATTTGCATTCGCGGGCGCACCGTCTGTGCCGGCTATTTTCATCGGGATGATGCCAACGAAGCTGCCTTCCGATGGGGATGGTTCCGCTCAGGCGATGAGGGATTCTATATCCCTGACGACCGGGGGCGGCCGTTCTTTTTTGTGTCGGGACGCCTGAAGGAACTCATCATCCGCGGCGGGGTGAACATTTCTCCTTTGGAAATCGATGACGTCCTGAAGACGCACCGGGCCGTGAAATTTGCGATGGCCCTGCCGTTCGAGAACCGCTACTACGGCGAAGAAATCGCGGCCTATGTGGTGCCGAAAGATCCCGCTTCCGCCCCGAGCGAAGCCGAGCTGTTGGCGCATTGCCGCACGCGGCTCCCCTTCGCCAAACAACCGAAAGTCGTGCTGCTGGGTGATGACGTGCCCTACACCTCGACGGGGAAACCCAAGCGGTTGGAGTTAAAAGCCAGGTTGGCAGGAATCCTGGCCCAGTATCGTGACAGACAGTTCAAGGATCAGTGA
- a CDS encoding mechanosensitive ion channel, which translates to MTGFSIETAGPWLISMATSVGLASLRIVLVLAIGYVAIRFVRLGLREVERVMIVASDKPDQESGVAAKRAATLTGILRTIALSALWAIIIIESLQVAGLDIAPILAGAGILGLAVGFGAQHLVRDLMSGFFIILEDQIRLGDVAVINGTGGQVETITFRTISLRDFSGVVHIFPNGGITSLSNMTKDWSAFVLDMGVAYREDTDRVVEVMRAVGEALRQDQDFSALILEPIEIVGVENFADSAVTIRARIKTKPIEQWKVGREYRRRLKKAFDAQGIEIPFPMRNLVMGGTNPPLKVEVIAGLGLGKG; encoded by the coding sequence ATGACCGGATTCTCGATCGAGACCGCCGGGCCATGGCTGATCAGCATGGCCACCAGCGTGGGCCTCGCCAGTTTACGGATCGTCTTGGTACTCGCGATCGGGTACGTGGCGATTCGGTTCGTGCGCCTGGGTTTGCGCGAGGTGGAACGAGTGATGATTGTGGCCAGCGATAAGCCGGACCAGGAGTCAGGAGTGGCTGCCAAGCGGGCGGCTACCCTGACGGGAATTCTGAGAACCATCGCATTGTCGGCGCTCTGGGCGATCATCATCATTGAGTCGCTGCAAGTGGCGGGATTGGATATTGCCCCGATTTTGGCCGGCGCCGGCATTCTGGGCCTCGCCGTCGGCTTCGGCGCGCAACACTTGGTCCGCGATCTGATGAGCGGATTCTTCATCATTCTGGAAGATCAGATCCGGCTCGGAGATGTTGCCGTGATCAACGGGACGGGCGGGCAGGTTGAGACGATTACCTTCAGAACGATCTCGTTACGCGATTTCTCCGGGGTGGTGCATATTTTCCCCAATGGCGGGATCACTTCCTTGTCCAATATGACCAAAGACTGGTCGGCATTCGTCCTCGATATGGGCGTGGCCTATCGTGAGGATACGGATCGGGTAGTGGAGGTCATGCGGGCGGTGGGCGAAGCACTGCGCCAGGACCAGGACTTCAGCGCGCTGATCCTTGAACCGATTGAAATCGTCGGGGTCGAAAATTTTGCCGATAGCGCCGTGACGATTCGCGCGCGAATCAAAACGAAACCGATTGAGCAATGGAAAGTCGGACGTGAATACCGGCGCCGTCTCAAAAAAGCATTCGATGCCCAAGGTATCGAAATTCCCTTCCCGATGCGCAACCTGGTGATGGGAGGCACCAACCCGCCATTGAAGGTCGAGGTGATCGCCGGTCTGGGCCTTGGAAAGGGCTAG
- a CDS encoding tetratricopeptide repeat protein: MTRSFARCSIAVFAAFCLVAPLSGALGHDVKPVAKKRSGQRARSSSPQIIPQKPRPGRHTGEAESLYYGGVALHAKGRYAEAVETFKAALHKRPDFPEAHHAMGLSLAAQGALDEAIQEYRAALSVQPEFAAIHNNLGVALSEKGKLDEAIEAYRHAIRLQPGNAAPHHNLALALEAKEDADGAIEEYRETLRLQPNNATAHNNLGLVLQRKGLLDEAIWEYRAALRLQAGSAAALYSVNLCAALLAKGELDGAIGSGHTAIRLQPENADAHYNLGLALKAKGDFSGALAAFREVLKLDPGQGALHYDVGQLLDRAGDSAGALAEYRAMLMHQPSHAPTQEAVAVLLQKQGDLDGAIAAYRSALQATPNSVAAQNNLGVALLNKGQVDDALAAFRAAASLQPNDPVAYYNLGEAFIARNQRGEAIQSYHRYIRLAESQPDHRDKVEAVRKQLAALEP; the protein is encoded by the coding sequence ATGACTCGGTCCTTCGCTCGTTGTTCCATTGCCGTGTTCGCTGCCTTCTGCCTTGTCGCTCCGCTCTCGGGGGCGTTGGGCCACGATGTCAAACCGGTAGCGAAGAAACGGTCCGGGCAGCGGGCACGCTCGTCCAGTCCTCAAATCATTCCGCAGAAGCCGCGGCCGGGGAGGCACACCGGCGAAGCCGAGAGCCTGTACTACGGTGGTGTGGCGCTTCATGCGAAGGGTCGCTACGCAGAGGCGGTGGAGACATTCAAGGCTGCGCTCCACAAGCGGCCTGACTTTCCCGAGGCTCACCACGCGATGGGGCTTTCTCTGGCGGCGCAGGGCGCTCTCGATGAAGCCATTCAGGAATATCGAGCCGCGCTGAGCGTGCAACCGGAGTTTGCCGCCATTCACAACAACCTGGGCGTGGCGTTGAGCGAAAAGGGGAAGCTTGACGAGGCGATCGAGGCCTATCGGCATGCGATCCGGCTTCAGCCAGGCAATGCCGCCCCCCATCACAATCTCGCGTTGGCGTTGGAGGCAAAGGAAGATGCCGACGGAGCGATCGAGGAATACCGCGAAACCCTACGCCTGCAACCGAACAATGCCACGGCCCATAACAACCTGGGTTTGGTCCTGCAACGAAAGGGATTGCTCGACGAGGCCATCTGGGAGTATCGCGCGGCATTACGGCTTCAGGCCGGGTCGGCGGCCGCCCTGTACAGCGTGAACCTCTGTGCCGCCTTGTTGGCGAAGGGGGAACTGGACGGCGCCATCGGGTCTGGTCACACCGCCATCCGTTTGCAGCCCGAGAATGCGGACGCCCATTACAACCTTGGCCTGGCACTGAAGGCCAAAGGGGACTTCAGCGGGGCGTTGGCGGCGTTCCGCGAAGTGTTGAAACTGGATCCCGGGCAAGGGGCTTTGCATTACGACGTGGGGCAGCTTCTCGACCGGGCCGGCGACAGCGCAGGGGCGCTGGCGGAGTATCGAGCCATGTTGATGCATCAGCCTTCCCACGCCCCCACGCAGGAAGCGGTGGCTGTGCTATTGCAGAAGCAGGGAGATCTCGACGGGGCGATTGCGGCATACCGCTCAGCGCTGCAGGCGACACCGAACAGTGTCGCGGCCCAGAACAATCTTGGGGTGGCCTTGTTGAACAAGGGGCAGGTCGACGATGCGTTGGCGGCATTTCGTGCGGCGGCCTCGTTGCAGCCCAATGATCCTGTCGCCTACTACAACTTGGGCGAGGCATTCATCGCGCGCAATCAGCGCGGCGAGGCGATTCAGTCTTACCATAGGTACATCAGGCTGGCTGAATCACAACCGGATCATCGTGACAAGGTGGAGGCGGTGCGGAAACAACTTGCGGCATTGGAGCCCTAG
- a CDS encoding DUF3365 domain-containing protein, with product MMEMSINQPATSLTLSCPAYVAGWYKLSSADHMDRSVNREGLIRKERGSMRVFLWCFVVLCCLPQGVSAAADDSASDVSETARLLAILLDSGRVAIGRNQALINDPENAQTAFTQELFATHMTAIFKERTGHNLDDLPSASVPALAKRLLERLLLESKKTVESFQPVLKMKGLKYKGLIPATFGTEAATRFQKWSGVYLKQTAPEHLLRNANNKPDSFEVEHMKELSAATFQGNQETVISKIEGGNSVRVLLPLFYEKACLSCHGEPKGERDLTGYSKEGGKEGQLGGAISVKIEMNQLAVR from the coding sequence ATGATGGAGATGAGCATCAATCAGCCGGCTACAAGCCTCACGCTAAGTTGTCCTGCGTATGTTGCCGGCTGGTATAAATTGAGCAGCGCCGATCATATGGATCGGTCAGTCAACCGAGAAGGCCTTATACGGAAAGAAAGGGGTAGTATGCGCGTATTCCTATGGTGTTTCGTCGTATTGTGCTGTCTCCCGCAGGGTGTGAGTGCTGCTGCGGACGACTCTGCCTCCGATGTGTCGGAGACCGCACGGCTCCTGGCGATTTTGCTCGATTCCGGTCGAGTGGCGATCGGACGCAATCAAGCGCTGATCAATGATCCGGAAAACGCGCAGACGGCATTTACTCAGGAACTGTTCGCCACCCACATGACGGCCATTTTTAAAGAGCGCACCGGACATAACCTGGATGATTTGCCGAGCGCGAGTGTGCCGGCCTTGGCCAAACGATTGTTGGAACGGTTGTTGCTGGAAAGTAAAAAGACCGTGGAGAGTTTTCAGCCCGTGCTCAAAATGAAGGGGCTTAAATACAAGGGACTCATTCCCGCCACATTCGGCACGGAAGCGGCCACGCGATTTCAGAAATGGTCCGGTGTCTATTTGAAGCAGACAGCTCCTGAACACCTTCTCCGCAATGCCAATAACAAACCCGACTCGTTTGAGGTGGAACACATGAAGGAACTGAGTGCGGCAACGTTTCAGGGCAATCAGGAGACCGTCATCAGCAAGATAGAGGGCGGAAACAGCGTGCGAGTCCTGTTGCCGCTCTTTTACGAAAAGGCGTGTTTGAGTTGCCACGGAGAGCCAAAAGGCGAGCGGGATCTTACCGGTTATTCCAAGGAGGGAGGCAAGGAAGGTCAACTGGGCGGTGCGATCAGCGTAAAAATCGAGATGAACCAGCTCGCGGTTCGGTAA
- the lexA gene encoding repressor LexA: MMTPKQFRSYREQLGFTQEQLAEALHTTRVSVARYESGMRRISGAVQVAMTQLANRTQVLMAGMVAAGVPIEPVTQSEWVDVPPSMVRAGETFALRVKGESMIEDGILPGDLVVIRKQPTAHNGQTVVALVNGQATIKTYFQRERSIELHPANATMKPLLVTPTDEFAIEGVLVGVIRHCENA; this comes from the coding sequence ATGATGACGCCAAAACAATTTCGAAGTTACCGGGAGCAGTTGGGGTTCACGCAGGAGCAGCTTGCCGAGGCGTTGCATACGACTCGCGTCTCTGTGGCTCGCTACGAATCCGGGATGCGCCGTATCAGCGGAGCAGTTCAAGTAGCCATGACTCAGCTGGCGAACAGGACACAGGTGCTCATGGCAGGGATGGTGGCCGCCGGAGTGCCTATCGAACCCGTGACTCAATCCGAATGGGTGGATGTGCCTCCCAGCATGGTGCGGGCCGGAGAGACCTTCGCGCTCCGGGTTAAAGGCGAGTCGATGATCGAAGATGGGATTCTACCGGGCGATCTGGTCGTGATCCGGAAGCAGCCGACCGCGCACAACGGCCAAACGGTGGTGGCCCTGGTCAACGGGCAGGCGACGATTAAGACCTATTTTCAGCGGGAGCGGTCCATCGAACTTCATCCAGCCAATGCCACGATGAAACCTTTGCTGGTGACACCCACCGATGAATTCGCCATCGAAGGAGTCCTTGTCGGGGTGATTCGTCATTGCGAGAACGCATAA